The following are encoded together in the Triticum dicoccoides isolate Atlit2015 ecotype Zavitan unplaced genomic scaffold, WEW_v2.0 scaffold184571, whole genome shotgun sequence genome:
- the LOC119344771 gene encoding glucan endo-1,3-beta-glucosidase GI-like yields the protein MTIGVCYGVVANNLPPANDVVQLYKSKGLTGMRIYFADAKALSALRGSGIALILDVGGNDVLASLAANASNAANWVRDNVRPYYPAVNIKYIAAGNEVLGGDTRNIVPAMRNLISALAGAGLGAIKVSTSIRFDAVTNSFPPSNGVFAQAYMTDVARLLASTGAPLLTNVYPYFAYKDNPRDIQLNYATFRPGTTVRDQNNGLTYTCLFDAMVDAVVAALERAGAPGVRVVVSESGWPSASGFAA from the coding sequence ATGACGATCGGCGTCTGCTACGGCGTGGTCGCCAACAACCTCCCGCCGGCGAACGACGTGGTGCAGCTCTACAAGTCCAAGGGCCTCACCGGCATGCGCATCTACTTCGCCGACGCCAAGGCCCTCTCCGCGCTCCGCGGCTCCGGCATCGCCCTCATCCTCGACGTCGGCGGCAACGACGTGCTCGCCAGCCTCGCCGCCAACGCCTCCAACGCGGCGAACTGGGTCCGGGACAACGTGCGGCCCTACTACCCGGCCGTGAACATCAAGTACATCGCCGCCGGCAACGAGGTCCTGGGCGGCGACACGCGGAACATCGTCCCGGCCATGCGGAACCTCATCTCGGCCCTTGCCGGCGCCGGCCTAGGCGCCATCAAGGTGTCCACCTCGATCCGGTTCGACGCGGTGACCAACAGCTTCCCACCATCCAATGGCGTGTTCGCGCAGGCCTACATGACGGACGTGGCCCGGCTGCTGGCCAGCACCGGCGCGCCGCTGCTCACCAACGTGTACCCCTACTTCGCCTACAAGGACAACCCGCGGGACATCCAGCTGAACTACGCGACGTTCCGGCCGGGCACCACGGTGCGTGACCAGAACAACGGGCTGACCTACACGTGCCTGTTTGACGCCATGGTGGACGCCGTGGTGGCGGCGCTGGAGCGGGCCGGGGCGCCCGGGGTGAGGGTGGTGGTGTCGGAGAGCGGGTGGCCGTCGGCGAGCGGGTTCGCGGCG